The genomic stretch AGGGAGCGCTACTATGGCTAAGTGCCATTACTCTAACAATACTTTCGGAATATATCTGACGAATGACAGCTTAAGCGCCAGTGCCAAGCGCGGCCAATAGAATGCAGGCATGTGGGAAGGCGCGGGAGTCAGGAGGGCGGCGCCAATGTCTGGCGTGAATCGCAGGCACAAAAAAACCGACCATAAGGTCGGTTTTTTCCGGATTTGGTGCCCCGAGGGAGACTCGAACTCCCACTCCTTTCGAAAACGGATTTTGAATCCGCCGCGTCTACCAATTCCGCCATCAGGGCGTGGCGCGCAGTATAAAGAGGTGCCGCTGGTCGGTCAATCGGCTTTCATGGTCAATTTTCACACATTGGGCTAAACTTCCCGGCCCTGCCGAACCGAACATCATCATGCGCGTCGCCGATTTCTCCTTCGAACTCCCTGATTCCCTGATCGCCCGCCACCCGTTGGCAGAGCGCCATGGCAGCCGTCTGCTGGTGCTCGATGGGCCTACCGGCGCGCTGGCGCACCGGCAATTCCCCGATTTGCTCGACTATCTGCGCCCCGGCGACCTGATGGTGTTCAACAACACCCGGGTGATTCCGGCGCGGTTGTTCGGCCAGAAAGCCTCCGGCGGCAAGCTGGAGGTACTGGTCGAGCGTGTGCTCGACAGCCACCGGGTGCTGGCCCATGTGCGTGCCAGCAAGGCGCCCAAGGTAGGCGCGGTCATCCTCATCGATGGCGGTGGCGAGGCCGAAATGGTCGCGCGTCATGACACGCTGTTCGAGCTTCGCTTCACCGAAGAGGTGCTGCCGTTGCTCGACCGTGTCGGCCATATGCCGCTGCCTCCCTATATCGACCGCCCGGACGAGGGCGCTGACCGTGAGCGCTACCAGACCGTGTACGCCCAGCGCGCCGGTGCGGTCGCCGCGCCTACTGCAGGCCTGCACTTTGACGAGGCGCTGCTGGAAAAGATCGCAGCCAAGGGTGTCGAACGCGCCTTCGTCACCCTGCATGTGGGCGCTGGCACCTTCCAGCCGGTGCGGGTCGACAAGATCGAAGACCACCACATGCATAAAGAGTGGCTCGAAGTGGGCCAGGATGTGGTCGATGCCATCGAGGCCTGCCGTGCCCGTGGTGGTCGGGTGATCGCCGTTGGCACCACCAGTGTGCGTTCGCTGGAGAGCGCCGCGCGTGATGGCGTGCTCAAGGCCTTCAGTGGCGACACCGACATCTTCATCTACCCGGGCCGCCCGTTCCATGTGGTCGATGCCCTGGTCACCAACTTCCATCTGCCGGAGTCCACGCTGCTGATGCTGGTCTCGGCTTTCGCCGGCTACCCCGAGACCATGGCTGCCTACGCAGCGGCGGTCGAGCACGGGTACCGCTTCTTCAGTTACGGTGATGCCATGTTCATCACCCGCAATCCGGCGCCACGCGGGCCCGAGGATCAAGCATGAGTCGCACCTGTCGAATGTCCTTCGAACTGCTGGCCACCGACGGCAAGGCCCGTCGTGGTCGCATCACCTTCCCACGTGGCACCGTGGAAACCCCGGCATTCATGCCGGTGGGTACCTATGGCACGGTCAAGGGCATGCTGCCACGCGATATCGAGGCCATCGGCGCCGAGATGATCCTTGGCAACACCTTCCACTTGTGGCTGCGTCCTGGCACCGAGGTGATCAAGAAGCACAACGGCCTGCACGATTTCATGCAGTGGAAAGGCCCGATCCTCACCGACTCCGGTGGTTTCCAGGTGTTCAGCCTGGGTGCCATGCGCAAGATCAAGGAAGAGGGCGTGACCTTCGCCTCGCCAGTCGATGGCTCGAAGGTGTTCATGGGCCCGGAAGAGTCGATGCAGGTGCAGCGTGACCTGGGCTCGGACGTGGTAATGATCTTCGACGAGTGCACCCCGTACCCGGCCGAGCACGATGTGGCACGTACTTCCATGGAGCTGTCGCTGCGTTGGGCCCAGCGCTCGAAAAACGCCCACGCCGACAACACTGCAGCGCTGTTCGGCATTGTCCAGGGCGGCATGTATCAGGACCTGCGCATGCGCTCGCTGGAAGGCCTGGAGAACATCGGTTTCGATGGCCTGGCCATTGGCGGCCTGTCGGTGGGCGAGCCCAAGCACGAAATGATCAAGGTGCTGGATTACCTGCCGGGCCAGATGCCTGCTGACAAACCTCGTTACCTTATGGGGGTAGGCAAACCGGAAGATCTCGTTGAGGGTGTGCGCCGCGGCGTCGACATGTTCGACTGCGTGATGCCGACGCGTAACGCGCGCAACGGTCATCTGTTCGTTGATACAGGGGTGATCAAGATCCG from Pseudomonas putida encodes the following:
- the tgt gene encoding tRNA guanosine(34) transglycosylase Tgt; this translates as MSRTCRMSFELLATDGKARRGRITFPRGTVETPAFMPVGTYGTVKGMLPRDIEAIGAEMILGNTFHLWLRPGTEVIKKHNGLHDFMQWKGPILTDSGGFQVFSLGAMRKIKEEGVTFASPVDGSKVFMGPEESMQVQRDLGSDVVMIFDECTPYPAEHDVARTSMELSLRWAQRSKNAHADNTAALFGIVQGGMYQDLRMRSLEGLENIGFDGLAIGGLSVGEPKHEMIKVLDYLPGQMPADKPRYLMGVGKPEDLVEGVRRGVDMFDCVMPTRNARNGHLFVDTGVIKIRNAFHRHDESPLDPTCDCYTCTNFSRAYLHHLDKCGEMLSSMLNTIHNLRHYQRLMAGLREAIQQGKLAAFVDAFYAKRGLPVPPLD
- the queA gene encoding tRNA preQ1(34) S-adenosylmethionine ribosyltransferase-isomerase QueA; the encoded protein is MRVADFSFELPDSLIARHPLAERHGSRLLVLDGPTGALAHRQFPDLLDYLRPGDLMVFNNTRVIPARLFGQKASGGKLEVLVERVLDSHRVLAHVRASKAPKVGAVILIDGGGEAEMVARHDTLFELRFTEEVLPLLDRVGHMPLPPYIDRPDEGADRERYQTVYAQRAGAVAAPTAGLHFDEALLEKIAAKGVERAFVTLHVGAGTFQPVRVDKIEDHHMHKEWLEVGQDVVDAIEACRARGGRVIAVGTTSVRSLESAARDGVLKAFSGDTDIFIYPGRPFHVVDALVTNFHLPESTLLMLVSAFAGYPETMAAYAAAVEHGYRFFSYGDAMFITRNPAPRGPEDQA